Proteins encoded in a region of the Pirellulaceae bacterium genome:
- a CDS encoding polysaccharide biosynthesis tyrosine autokinase, producing MSQLTELQQPEFSSSGMAFQSNEVENVPAEQGIDVVGILLRRKWIIIMMMMLGVGLGYIYLLQASPVYESLSQVLIEDKKPPSIALSGIDNQFMNASAEAKHAIMIQSPRILLQAFDGYSLGNLTTFSESDDPMLKLTSNLDVQLVQDGTNVLSIGFRGANPEDTQAVLTAILTTYQTFLQETYRDTGRETRELIVTAKDDLMRKWQTLEGDYGEFKVSTPLMYKGEVAINMHSERQADYEAERVLLQKQLAALSAQINAVESAIADNVDLQSIVLLAEQNGNRMTQENMSHREALIRDRYMALVLEEEELVSRYGKDHPDVLTKKRQKKRYEDTFPEIVDGETAASSEQLLDFAKSYLKSLTQRQIQLKNQDSALSKLFEQEQESAKKLQSFQAKDERYRNEIERTQKLFEVVVKSLEEISLVSDYEGYNYQTLAAPGLGDKVAPSVRTILPISAFCGLLFGFGIAYLIDMADNAFRSPDEVGQVMRLPVIGHVPLIDVASIQQLPGCEIDAVICTVHKPKSPQAESYRAVRTALYFNSRGSKHQVIQVTSPMPGDGKSTLAANLAVTIAQSGKSTLLLDADFRRPTQHKVFAINSLEVGLASVVAGDADPADAWREVPQVPNLRVMACGPRPDNPSELLSSEDFANVLETLREQFDFVIVDTPPVLAVSDPSAVAARVDGVIMTFRIHKRAKPLATRAREVLSQTGVEVIGVVVNGVEQDAGGYYSGYSSNYGGGYRYAYNYRYGEGYGTYGSESDENRAIQSYYDEEAEHSSKPTA from the coding sequence ATGAGCCAACTTACTGAGCTACAGCAACCAGAATTCTCGTCTTCCGGCATGGCTTTTCAATCGAACGAAGTGGAAAACGTCCCAGCTGAGCAAGGCATTGATGTCGTAGGGATATTGCTTCGAAGGAAATGGATCATCATCATGATGATGATGCTGGGGGTAGGTCTGGGATACATCTACTTGCTGCAAGCTTCTCCCGTCTACGAATCGCTGAGTCAGGTGCTCATCGAAGATAAGAAGCCTCCATCGATTGCCCTCTCAGGCATCGACAATCAATTTATGAATGCGTCCGCTGAGGCAAAGCACGCGATCATGATCCAGAGTCCGCGGATTTTGTTGCAGGCGTTCGACGGCTATAGCCTTGGGAATCTAACGACGTTTTCGGAGTCGGATGATCCGATGTTAAAGCTGACTTCAAACCTTGATGTCCAGCTCGTTCAGGATGGAACAAATGTCTTAAGCATCGGTTTTCGGGGAGCCAACCCCGAAGATACTCAAGCCGTTTTGACGGCGATTCTAACCACTTACCAGACGTTCCTTCAAGAAACCTATCGGGATACGGGGCGAGAGACTCGGGAGCTTATCGTCACAGCAAAAGACGATTTGATGAGAAAATGGCAGACGTTAGAAGGTGATTATGGGGAGTTTAAGGTGTCCACGCCTTTGATGTACAAAGGTGAGGTAGCGATCAATATGCATTCGGAACGACAAGCGGACTATGAGGCAGAACGCGTCCTTTTGCAGAAGCAGCTTGCCGCCCTTAGCGCGCAGATAAATGCGGTTGAGTCAGCGATTGCAGACAATGTCGATTTACAGTCGATTGTCTTGTTGGCAGAGCAAAACGGCAATCGAATGACCCAAGAGAATATGTCGCACCGCGAAGCCTTGATACGCGACCGCTACATGGCGTTAGTGCTTGAAGAAGAGGAACTCGTCAGTCGTTATGGAAAGGACCATCCGGATGTGCTGACGAAAAAGCGGCAGAAAAAACGGTATGAAGATACTTTTCCTGAAATTGTCGATGGTGAAACGGCTGCATCCAGTGAGCAATTGCTGGACTTTGCGAAGAGTTATTTGAAGTCGTTGACCCAACGACAAATTCAGTTGAAAAATCAGGATTCCGCGTTGAGCAAACTTTTTGAACAAGAGCAAGAATCTGCCAAGAAACTACAAAGCTTCCAGGCCAAAGATGAGAGATATCGTAACGAAATCGAACGGACACAAAAACTGTTTGAGGTCGTTGTCAAGAGTCTTGAAGAAATCAGTTTGGTCTCTGATTATGAAGGATATAACTACCAAACACTTGCAGCCCCCGGACTCGGTGATAAGGTGGCACCAAGTGTCAGAACGATTCTGCCTATCTCAGCGTTTTGCGGACTGCTCTTTGGTTTTGGTATCGCCTACCTGATCGATATGGCCGACAACGCTTTCCGGAGTCCAGATGAAGTTGGGCAGGTCATGCGTTTGCCGGTGATTGGGCATGTGCCGTTGATTGATGTGGCCAGTATTCAGCAGCTGCCGGGATGTGAAATCGATGCTGTGATTTGCACCGTTCACAAGCCTAAATCACCACAAGCGGAATCGTACCGAGCCGTGCGAACGGCGTTGTATTTTAACAGTCGCGGTAGTAAGCATCAGGTGATTCAAGTAACTAGCCCGATGCCAGGAGATGGGAAATCCACACTGGCAGCAAATTTGGCTGTGACGATCGCGCAGTCTGGAAAATCGACACTGCTTCTCGATGCTGATTTTAGGCGACCAACCCAACATAAGGTGTTCGCAATTAATTCGCTGGAGGTAGGACTGGCATCTGTCGTCGCGGGGGATGCTGATCCGGCCGATGCTTGGCGAGAGGTTCCTCAGGTGCCGAATCTTCGCGTGATGGCTTGTGGGCCCCGCCCGGACAATCCTTCCGAACTGCTTTCTTCGGAGGACTTTGCCAATGTGTTGGAAACATTGCGGGAGCAATTCGATTTTGTGATCGTTGACACGCCTCCCGTTTTGGCTGTGTCTGATCCATCCGCAGTTGCTGCCCGGGTTGATGGTGTGATCATGACTTTTCGAATTCATAAACGAGCCAAGCCTTTGGCGACTCGAGCACGTGAGGTTTTGAGTCAGACGGGTGTTGAAGTGATTGGTGTTGTTGTAAATGGTGTGGAGCAAGACGCCGGCGGATATTACAGCGGCTACAGTTCAAACTACGGTGGTGGTTATCGCTACGCCTATAACTACCGTTACGGTGAGGGATATGGCACCTATGGTTCGGAGTCGGATGAGAACCGAGCGATCCAGAGTTACTACGACGAGGAAGCCGAACACAGTTCCAAGCCAACTGCCTGA
- a CDS encoding Coenzyme F420 hydrogenase/dehydrogenase, beta subunit C-terminal domain, with product MDRNSTQPSEVDTSLDLTVLQGGYCVGCGACASLPDSGYRMEFTEDRNYQAIKSEPAGDESLAAKVCPFSDEAPNETEIAEQLFGQDCQQHDKLGYFLSAYAGHVETGEYRTQGSSGGMATWIAQQLMSRGMVDAVAHIHGPLETTLTDQGVLFKFGISHDEQQLTGNAKTRYYPVEMSEVIEQIRSSPDRIAFIGVPCFIKAIRLLCRHDADLNSKIKYCISLVCGHLKSSRWADLSAWQCGIPPADLKAIDFRKKLPDRPATAYGVQVLGRTEGEQREQTRPVSELFGKSWAYMFFAYQACDFCDDILGETADVSVGDAWLAPYKFDSRGTNVLVTRNPEIEEILRDGIQQGTVSLDPLEMDDVATTQAGNLRHRHDGLAYRLSLAKRAGKWTPRKRIQPCESHLSSKRRQMFQLRIRLRELSHSIFREAVAKNDLEVFIKKLRPLTVKHDVLAAGGLFLLSLRKINRLGRKVIAYARGTHQ from the coding sequence GTGGATCGCAATTCAACCCAACCGTCAGAAGTAGACACTTCTTTGGACCTGACGGTCTTACAGGGAGGCTATTGCGTTGGATGTGGTGCTTGCGCTTCCCTCCCGGATTCTGGATACCGCATGGAATTCACGGAAGATCGTAATTACCAGGCGATTAAATCTGAGCCCGCGGGGGATGAAAGCTTGGCGGCAAAAGTCTGTCCGTTCTCGGATGAGGCGCCGAACGAGACGGAAATTGCCGAGCAGCTGTTCGGCCAAGATTGCCAGCAGCATGACAAACTCGGCTACTTTCTAAGTGCCTATGCAGGACATGTTGAAACGGGCGAATATCGAACTCAAGGCAGTTCTGGAGGCATGGCAACCTGGATCGCCCAACAATTAATGTCACGAGGCATGGTCGATGCGGTCGCACACATTCACGGTCCCTTGGAGACGACTTTAACGGATCAAGGCGTGCTGTTCAAATTCGGCATTTCCCATGATGAACAGCAGCTAACGGGCAATGCCAAGACGCGCTATTACCCCGTTGAAATGTCGGAGGTAATTGAACAGATTCGGTCCTCACCTGATCGTATTGCCTTTATCGGTGTGCCTTGCTTTATCAAAGCGATCCGATTGTTGTGTCGACACGATGCGGATCTCAACAGCAAGATCAAATACTGTATTTCGTTGGTATGTGGTCATCTAAAAAGTTCACGCTGGGCAGATCTCAGTGCTTGGCAATGTGGCATTCCACCGGCTGATCTGAAAGCGATCGACTTTCGAAAAAAATTACCGGACCGTCCAGCCACCGCCTATGGCGTACAGGTCTTGGGCCGTACCGAAGGCGAGCAACGCGAACAGACACGTCCCGTGTCTGAGTTATTCGGCAAGAGCTGGGCCTACATGTTCTTCGCCTATCAGGCGTGTGATTTCTGCGATGACATTCTCGGAGAAACGGCTGACGTTTCCGTGGGAGACGCTTGGTTAGCCCCTTACAAATTTGATTCACGAGGAACCAACGTCCTGGTGACACGCAACCCGGAAATTGAAGAGATCCTTCGAGATGGGATCCAACAGGGAACCGTCAGTCTCGATCCCCTGGAAATGGACGACGTTGCGACAACGCAAGCCGGCAATTTACGACACCGGCACGATGGCTTGGCCTATCGGCTCTCTTTGGCAAAACGTGCAGGCAAGTGGACACCACGCAAACGAATCCAACCTTGCGAATCTCATTTATCCTCGAAACGTCGTCAGATGTTTCAGCTCCGAATTCGTTTGCGAGAACTCAGCCATTCTATCTTCCGAGAAGCCGTCGCGAAAAATGACCTAGAGGTCTTCATCAAGAAACTGCGTCCGCTCACAGTCAAACACGACGTTTTGGCGGCAGGCGGTCTATTCCTACTCAGCCTTCGAAAAATCAATCGCCTGGGGCGAAAAGTGATCGCATATGCACGCGGAACCCACCAATAA
- a CDS encoding polysaccharide pyruvyl transferase family protein, with product MHAEPTNKRFLLIGIGGVYNYGCEAIVRGTTALLRQQWPESKVFYATPRRDQDAKQLADIDVEVIPREQIGRYSLPSIANKLSRMMGYSAYVRRDKLRMAHSVDAVLSIGGDLYTIYASGNYPGSLIKYGDAVLANGKPYVLWGSSIGPFSARPDVERLVTRHLKRTTLITVRDVSTLEYLDSLGIQANVVPTADPAFAVAPEIKTSPQGPEKTKIAINLSPLSIRYTKQTRDEAVNQSATAIEKIVERLNCDILLTPHVVLKSMPTDDDLAFLAEIQRQLSASTQSRTERLPGEAGFIETKRQLSNCSAVVAARMHCAISAMSAAVPTLLLAYSKKAIGMGKYVYRSEEHVQPVNNFGDEHFLDGLTDMIDNRSQISRFLLERSEQIRADADRAVTQLAATLG from the coding sequence ATGCACGCGGAACCCACCAATAAACGCTTCCTGCTGATCGGAATCGGCGGTGTCTACAATTATGGCTGTGAAGCAATCGTGCGAGGAACCACTGCTTTGCTGCGACAACAATGGCCAGAAAGCAAAGTGTTCTATGCTACACCCCGACGTGACCAAGATGCAAAGCAACTTGCTGACATCGATGTGGAAGTCATACCCCGAGAACAAATTGGTCGATATTCGTTGCCGAGCATTGCCAATAAGCTGTCTCGGATGATGGGATATTCGGCCTACGTGCGTCGTGATAAGCTGCGCATGGCACATTCGGTGGATGCGGTGCTATCGATTGGCGGAGATCTTTACACCATTTACGCAAGCGGAAATTACCCGGGCTCGTTAATCAAATATGGCGATGCGGTGCTCGCCAACGGCAAACCGTACGTTCTCTGGGGAAGTTCTATCGGCCCCTTCAGCGCACGTCCTGATGTGGAACGGCTCGTCACACGTCATCTCAAACGCACTACCTTAATCACGGTACGTGACGTCTCGACGCTCGAATACCTCGACAGCTTGGGCATCCAAGCTAATGTAGTCCCCACCGCGGACCCTGCCTTCGCCGTTGCCCCCGAGATCAAGACGTCGCCCCAGGGTCCTGAAAAAACGAAAATCGCTATCAATCTCAGCCCACTTTCCATTCGCTATACAAAACAAACGCGAGACGAAGCGGTCAACCAATCAGCAACAGCCATCGAAAAAATCGTTGAACGATTAAACTGCGACATCCTGCTGACACCTCATGTGGTTCTCAAATCGATGCCAACAGACGACGACCTGGCATTTCTCGCAGAAATTCAGAGACAACTTTCAGCATCAACTCAAAGTCGAACAGAGCGACTGCCCGGTGAAGCCGGATTCATCGAAACAAAAAGACAACTCTCAAACTGCTCTGCCGTCGTGGCCGCACGGATGCACTGTGCAATAAGTGCCATGTCAGCCGCCGTACCCACGTTGCTCTTGGCCTACAGCAAAAAAGCAATTGGAATGGGCAAGTACGTCTATCGTTCGGAAGAGCACGTGCAACCCGTCAATAACTTTGGCGACGAACATTTCCTGGACGGACTCACCGACATGATCGACAATCGATCTCAGATTTCCAGATTTCTTCTTGAGAGAAGTGAGCAAATCCGAGCGGATGCAGATCGTGCTGTGACACAGCTTGCTGCAACTCTGGGCTAA
- a CDS encoding polyprenol monophosphomannose synthase: MVLISIATYNEIENLPQLVEGIFHFVPDCHLLIVDDDSPDGTGDWCDQLARQDERVRCIHRSGKLGLGSATVEGLRYALNNDYEFVITMDADLSHQPSHLPDILAGMNPENGGAVDVMIGSRYVDGGGIAGWPLHRRCMSRAVNWYARILLRLKTRDNSGAFRCYRCEALRRLDFGLIQSRGYSFFEEILYHLSRLNCRFAETPIVFVDRELGKSKINHREMITALRILTCIGLFGVKSDQSAEPPMR; the protein is encoded by the coding sequence ATGGTGCTCATTTCTATCGCAACTTACAATGAGATCGAAAACTTGCCTCAGCTTGTTGAAGGCATCTTTCATTTTGTTCCGGATTGTCATCTGTTGATCGTTGATGACGATTCTCCGGATGGAACGGGTGATTGGTGCGATCAGTTGGCACGGCAAGATGAGCGTGTACGGTGCATTCATCGCAGCGGAAAACTCGGATTGGGTTCGGCGACGGTGGAAGGGCTTCGATATGCTCTCAATAATGACTATGAGTTTGTCATTACCATGGATGCCGATCTAAGCCACCAGCCAAGCCATCTGCCCGATATCCTCGCAGGCATGAATCCTGAAAACGGTGGCGCCGTTGACGTAATGATTGGCTCTCGCTACGTCGACGGTGGAGGAATCGCGGGATGGCCCTTGCATCGTCGCTGCATGAGTCGTGCCGTCAACTGGTACGCTCGGATTTTATTGCGTCTGAAAACGCGAGATAACAGCGGTGCGTTTCGTTGTTACCGGTGTGAAGCGTTACGGCGTCTTGACTTTGGTTTGATTCAGTCTCGAGGATATTCCTTTTTTGAAGAAATTCTCTACCACCTGAGCCGTCTGAATTGTCGATTTGCCGAAACGCCGATCGTGTTCGTCGACCGAGAACTTGGTAAATCGAAAATCAATCATCGTGAGATGATAACAGCCTTGCGGATTTTGACTTGCATTGGTTTGTTCGGCGTCAAATCTGATCAAAGTGCGGAACCGCCGATGCGGTAG
- a CDS encoding SDR family oxidoreductase translates to MTRYLVTGGAGFIGSHIAEALVKRGDSVRILDNFSTGFRENFQDFGDAIEVFDADVTDAETVAEAVDGVDCVFHQAALASVPRSVEHPLATNAACVTGTLTVLDQARRAGVRRVVYAASSSAYGDQPFSSKREVDLPSPLSPYAVAKLAAEYYCHAFYRTYGLETVCIRYFNVFGPRQDPESPYSAVIPLFITALLEGKSPVVYGDGEQSRDFTFVDNVVHGNLLAAEAEGVAGLTVNVANGRTTSLLSLIQQLNQLLGTDVQPRFAEPRIGDVKHSLADITRAEQLLGYAPPVTFEEGLRRSIKYYRSIQKVGSVDE, encoded by the coding sequence ATGACGCGATACCTGGTTACGGGCGGCGCTGGATTCATTGGGTCACACATCGCGGAAGCGTTGGTAAAACGTGGCGATTCTGTTCGAATCCTTGATAACTTCAGCACTGGGTTTCGCGAGAATTTCCAAGATTTTGGCGATGCCATTGAAGTATTTGATGCTGACGTAACGGATGCCGAAACGGTCGCCGAAGCAGTAGACGGCGTTGACTGTGTTTTCCACCAAGCAGCGTTGGCCTCTGTTCCACGCAGCGTGGAACATCCGTTAGCGACGAATGCGGCCTGTGTCACCGGCACACTCACCGTTTTGGATCAAGCACGTAGGGCGGGTGTTCGTCGAGTTGTCTACGCAGCCTCCAGCAGTGCGTATGGCGACCAACCCTTCAGCTCAAAACGCGAGGTCGACTTACCGAGCCCACTTTCGCCTTACGCAGTGGCCAAACTGGCTGCTGAATACTACTGCCATGCTTTCTATCGCACGTACGGCTTGGAAACCGTTTGCATTCGGTACTTCAACGTTTTCGGGCCACGGCAAGACCCAGAAAGCCCTTACTCGGCAGTCATCCCGTTGTTCATCACCGCCTTACTGGAGGGTAAATCTCCAGTCGTGTACGGCGACGGCGAGCAAAGCCGAGACTTTACTTTCGTCGATAACGTGGTGCATGGAAATCTTCTGGCTGCCGAGGCCGAGGGCGTTGCCGGCTTAACAGTGAATGTGGCTAACGGACGGACCACCAGTTTACTCAGCCTCATCCAACAGCTGAATCAACTGTTAGGCACCGATGTTCAACCCCGCTTTGCTGAACCACGCATTGGAGACGTGAAGCACAGCCTAGCCGACATCACGCGAGCAGAGCAACTGCTCGGGTATGCTCCGCCAGTTACATTCGAAGAAGGCCTGCGCCGGTCTATCAAATATTATCGATCGATTCAAAAAGTCGGTTCCGTCGACGAGTAA
- a CDS encoding PEP-CTERM sorting domain-containing protein produces the protein MIRYFLACLVAITASSQVDAGLQFDFDYRYDSMGFFDDPARRESLELAGRLINRYVDDLEAIIPEGDNGWTSFFTPPDGSGSIFLSDLPVAEDTMQIFVAGRSLPGRLAQAVDTSPTGIGDEEWVATVMYRGETGAADTPASDFGPMGGRISFNNDPEEVAWHFDQSTASLAAEEFDFVTVAMHEMLHLLGIGVSRSFVGQVNSNRFMGPEAVATGSPTNPDLRLDVSEAHYESGTESPWNGKLQEALIAPGIFPGVRAFPTRLDLATLRDLGWEEAKPGDANRDREFNTLDFVTTFQAGLYETGNAAGWSDGDWNGNATFESGDLIEALQTGTYEQGPDAAIAANESRMDGQITVIYDPATGDIQIDTDQQLLTSIQLSSQGKIFLQGMGMELEGVFDVDRPDKIFKLGVDGFADLNLGTIAPTGLAAGYLESDLSLEGSMLGGGGLEDVKLLVIPEPSALLLLGIGLLGLRSLVRRNLRQH, from the coding sequence ATGATTCGATACTTTCTTGCATGTCTCGTCGCGATCACAGCGTCATCTCAGGTCGATGCGGGGCTCCAGTTCGACTTTGATTACCGCTACGATTCGATGGGTTTTTTTGATGATCCTGCCCGGCGAGAATCATTAGAACTGGCCGGTCGCCTGATCAATCGATATGTAGACGACCTCGAGGCAATTATTCCCGAAGGTGACAACGGCTGGACATCGTTTTTCACACCCCCCGACGGGAGCGGATCCATCTTCCTGTCAGACTTACCAGTCGCCGAAGATACGATGCAGATTTTTGTAGCAGGCCGGTCGCTGCCCGGAAGACTGGCTCAGGCAGTCGACACAAGCCCAACGGGAATCGGCGATGAGGAATGGGTAGCGACGGTCATGTATCGCGGAGAAACCGGCGCCGCAGATACGCCTGCCAGCGATTTCGGTCCGATGGGTGGCCGCATCAGTTTCAACAATGATCCGGAAGAAGTCGCATGGCATTTCGACCAATCGACCGCGAGTCTGGCAGCCGAAGAATTCGATTTTGTCACCGTCGCCATGCACGAAATGTTGCATTTGCTTGGTATTGGCGTCTCTCGTTCGTTCGTTGGTCAGGTGAATTCAAATCGTTTCATGGGACCCGAGGCGGTTGCCACAGGTAGTCCCACCAATCCAGATTTACGCCTGGACGTTTCGGAAGCTCATTACGAGAGCGGCACCGAGAGCCCATGGAATGGAAAACTGCAAGAAGCGTTGATTGCCCCTGGCATTTTCCCGGGCGTCCGTGCCTTTCCAACGCGATTGGATCTTGCAACTCTCCGCGACCTAGGCTGGGAAGAAGCAAAGCCCGGCGACGCGAATCGCGACCGAGAGTTCAATACGCTTGATTTCGTCACAACATTTCAAGCCGGCTTGTACGAGACAGGAAACGCAGCTGGATGGAGTGATGGCGATTGGAACGGAAACGCTACATTCGAGAGCGGTGACTTAATTGAAGCCTTGCAAACGGGGACCTACGAGCAAGGTCCTGACGCGGCGATCGCGGCAAACGAAAGCCGAATGGACGGACAGATCACCGTGATCTATGACCCAGCCACCGGCGACATTCAGATCGATACCGATCAACAGCTCCTGACTTCGATTCAGCTAAGCTCGCAAGGCAAGATCTTTCTACAAGGCATGGGAATGGAACTCGAGGGAGTGTTCGATGTCGATCGACCCGACAAAATCTTTAAGCTCGGCGTCGACGGCTTTGCAGATTTGAATCTTGGTACGATCGCACCAACAGGTCTAGCTGCGGGATACCTGGAATCCGACCTGTCACTCGAAGGTTCGATGTTAGGTGGCGGTGGATTGGAAGACGTAAAGTTGCTGGTCATTCCCGAACCAAGCGCATTATTGCTGCTCGGCATCGGACTGCTTGGCCTGCGATCGCTTGTGCGTCGCAACCTACGGCAACACTAA
- a CDS encoding transglutaminase family protein, with amino-acid sequence MRFQHNAIRGIVLVCSLQLLLGCLPKAPSPGDASSEFKYNDLLTDESGHLVSEFWEAHFVREAKIGHRRTRVFQTDHQGTVRRRRETSDFLEMKRFGDVARQHLDCVSLEDSQGRVLQMAYQVQSGEDRSAASGYRGEGYVDGDVLNFETRRGGKIQEERFRWTKDNGGLFAVERNLLHSPMIPGEKRTVEAFLPLLDRVVQLQLIAVDSEVVEIEGEPKSLLRVVSTDNLTNEWGIPTIYWVDGEGGILKTHEGFLDRVTIRTTETEAMRPNDLSQLDVGLDVGVPLPQSFEQPHQTSHAVFRVTVDGLDPTDVFATGLSQQVSDAEDGSALVTVSRVTPDSPTVVTEDVQPPTPADTASNRLIQSDDRRVVAIAEAVAGSIQDPWQAAVALEQYLYLGISKTDFSQIFTSAAEVAEARRGDCSEHAVLLAATCRARGIPARVVVGLLYSPRDERFLYHMWNEVWIKDRWIPLDATLGNRGIGAGHLKLLDSSLADESPYSLVSPVVFLIDRMQVELIDSSGA; translated from the coding sequence ATGCGTTTCCAACACAATGCAATTCGTGGGATCGTACTCGTCTGCAGTCTGCAGTTATTACTTGGCTGTCTGCCGAAAGCTCCCAGTCCGGGCGATGCATCAAGTGAGTTCAAATATAACGATTTGTTGACCGACGAGTCGGGCCATCTGGTGAGCGAGTTTTGGGAGGCTCACTTTGTCCGCGAGGCGAAAATCGGACATCGTCGAACTCGCGTGTTTCAAACCGATCATCAGGGTACCGTACGTCGACGTCGGGAGACTTCTGATTTCTTGGAGATGAAACGTTTTGGTGATGTGGCGCGACAGCACTTAGATTGTGTGAGTTTGGAAGATTCGCAGGGCCGGGTGCTGCAAATGGCCTATCAAGTGCAGAGCGGTGAGGACCGTTCCGCTGCGTCCGGCTATCGTGGTGAAGGCTATGTCGATGGCGATGTGCTGAATTTTGAAACGAGGCGCGGTGGTAAGATCCAAGAAGAAAGATTTCGCTGGACGAAAGACAACGGTGGCCTGTTTGCAGTCGAGCGCAACTTGCTGCACAGTCCCATGATTCCCGGTGAAAAGCGAACGGTGGAAGCCTTTTTACCGCTGTTGGATCGAGTTGTTCAACTGCAATTGATCGCGGTCGATTCGGAAGTTGTCGAAATCGAAGGTGAACCGAAGTCCTTGCTGCGAGTGGTTTCAACCGACAACTTAACCAATGAGTGGGGGATTCCAACGATCTACTGGGTCGATGGGGAAGGTGGAATCTTAAAGACACACGAAGGTTTTTTAGATCGCGTTACGATTCGTACCACCGAAACTGAGGCGATGCGACCTAACGACCTGAGCCAGTTAGATGTTGGTCTGGATGTTGGGGTGCCGCTTCCCCAATCGTTCGAGCAGCCACATCAAACGAGTCACGCAGTTTTTCGAGTTACTGTCGACGGGCTTGATCCCACTGACGTGTTTGCGACAGGTTTGTCGCAGCAGGTAAGTGACGCGGAAGATGGTTCGGCGCTGGTGACTGTGAGTCGTGTGACACCCGATTCACCGACCGTTGTTACCGAAGACGTGCAGCCACCCACGCCAGCAGATACTGCTTCGAATCGCTTGATCCAAAGCGATGACCGGCGCGTCGTTGCCATCGCCGAAGCGGTAGCCGGTTCAATTCAAGATCCATGGCAGGCTGCTGTGGCGTTGGAACAGTATCTCTATCTCGGCATCAGCAAGACAGATTTCAGTCAGATTTTTACTTCGGCTGCTGAGGTTGCAGAAGCTCGTAGGGGAGATTGCAGCGAGCATGCTGTTCTGTTGGCAGCTACCTGCCGCGCCCGCGGTATTCCCGCTCGTGTTGTGGTCGGGTTGCTTTATTCACCCCGTGATGAGCGTTTTCTCTACCACATGTGGAATGAAGTCTGGATTAAGGATCGTTGGATTCCTTTGGATGCAACGTTGGGGAATCGGGGGATCGGTGCTGGGCACCTGAAGCTTCTTGACAGCAGTTTGGCCGATGAATCTCCCTACAGCCTGGTCTCGCCGGTCGTCTTTTTGATCGACCGGATGCAGGTCGAACTGATCGACTCCTCAGGAGCTTAG